A region from the Candidatus Methanoperedens sp. genome encodes:
- the arsB gene encoding ACR3 family arsenite efflux transporter produces the protein MEAKLSGISKYLTLWIFLAMAGGIILGAAYPEIAGILDTVRIEQVSLPIAVGLIWMMYPPLAGVKYEELSKLKKQGKALSLSIVQNWVIGPVLMFALAWLFLPDLPEYRIGLIIIGLARCIAMVLVWNQLAGGDNDLCAVLVAMNSLFQIAFYSVLAYAFITVFSTWIGGAGGGAVVNVSIEQVAKAVFIYLGIPFIAGIITRSVLLKKRGKDWYDNVFMEKLGPTALIGLLFTIIVMFSLKGENIIALPMDVFRIALPLLAYFIIMFSLSFFMSRRLGFSYDQTTTLAFTAASNNFELAIAVAIGVFGIGSGQAFAAVVGPLIEVPVMLGLVHVARRARGMWFDESVSYK, from the coding sequence ATGGAAGCAAAGCTCTCAGGGATTAGCAAATATTTGACCCTCTGGATTTTTCTCGCCATGGCAGGCGGTATAATTCTTGGGGCTGCATATCCGGAGATTGCCGGAATACTCGACACGGTACGAATAGAACAGGTCTCGCTTCCCATAGCTGTCGGGCTTATCTGGATGATGTATCCGCCGCTTGCAGGAGTGAAATACGAGGAACTCTCGAAACTTAAAAAACAGGGAAAAGCCCTGAGTTTATCCATTGTCCAGAACTGGGTGATCGGTCCTGTGCTCATGTTCGCCCTTGCATGGCTCTTCCTCCCTGACCTGCCCGAGTACCGCATAGGATTGATCATTATAGGGCTTGCACGCTGTATTGCAATGGTGCTTGTCTGGAACCAGCTTGCAGGCGGCGACAACGATTTATGCGCAGTTCTTGTTGCCATGAATTCTCTCTTTCAGATAGCGTTCTATTCCGTGCTCGCTTATGCATTCATCACCGTATTTTCAACATGGATTGGCGGTGCAGGCGGAGGCGCAGTGGTTAACGTGTCGATTGAGCAGGTAGCCAAAGCTGTTTTCATATATCTTGGCATCCCGTTCATCGCAGGCATAATAACCCGGTCTGTTTTGCTAAAAAAGAGGGGAAAGGATTGGTACGATAATGTATTCATGGAAAAACTTGGTCCGACCGCGCTGATCGGTCTGCTTTTTACCATTATCGTCATGTTCTCTTTGAAGGGAGAGAACATAATTGCACTTCCAATGGACGTTTTCAGGATAGCACTGCCGCTGCTTGCCTATTTCATCATAATGTTTTCGCTTTCTTTTTTCATGTCTCGCAGGCTTGGGTTTTCCTATGACCAGACCACAACACTTGCATTCACTGCTGCAAGCAACAACTTTGAACTTGCAATCGCAGTGGCGATTGGGGTATTCGGGATAGGCTCCGGTCAGGCATTTGCCGCTGTTGTAGGACCTCTTATCGAGGTGCCTGTGATGCTGGGACTGGTGCATGTTGCAAGAAGAGCAAGAGGCATGTGGTTTGACGAGAGTGTATCTTATAAATAG
- a CDS encoding PAS domain S-box protein, which translates to MKNGRKNNDQTSNELGKKSRKIAQIEKSEKQVVEKLKRSEEKYLDLFENANDAICMLDSDLKFKEVNNRTLRMFGYTKEEMLDMCAFDILPPGQIPRFEIEFNKLKEKGSYDNFVGKARTKDGRLIDIEVSSSVIKEGDKIIGTRDIIRDITERVQNQEALRESEERYRTIIEYSNDMIWTLDTEGRFLFFNKRSEEITGFKLEDWRGKSFAPLIEKDYLPRVIELFHKTLNGEPQHYEVSVEREGGSNIILLVNTAPIYSKGKVVGTVSFGRDVTERKKAEEQIKESLKQKLKKSNKQKKLLCYLIEGTRGGKTRALILRHLTEKSYNANQLAKALNMDYKTIRHHLKILEKKGIITKGQDEYSGLYFISKNIKSDLDEMDI; encoded by the coding sequence GTGAAAAACGGGAGAAAAAATAACGATCAAACCTCAAATGAATTGGGAAAAAAAAGCCGAAAGATAGCACAAATTGAGAAATCAGAAAAGCAGGTTGTGGAGAAACTTAAGAGATCAGAAGAAAAATACCTTGACCTTTTCGAAAATGCAAACGATGCTATATGCATGTTAGACTCTGATCTAAAATTTAAAGAAGTGAACAACAGGACCTTGAGAATGTTCGGTTATACAAAAGAAGAAATGCTTGATATGTGTGCGTTTGATATTCTTCCACCTGGACAAATCCCTAGATTTGAGATTGAGTTTAATAAATTAAAGGAAAAAGGATCATATGATAATTTTGTGGGGAAGGCTCGAACAAAAGATGGCAGGCTTATCGATATCGAGGTAAGCTCATCTGTTATTAAAGAAGGGGATAAGATCATAGGTACAAGAGATATAATTCGAGATATAACAGAGCGTGTACAAAATCAAGAAGCACTGCGTGAAAGTGAGGAGCGTTACCGCACGATAATCGAATACTCCAATGATATGATCTGGACTCTCGACACTGAAGGGCGTTTCCTATTTTTCAATAAGCGCTCTGAAGAGATAACAGGATTTAAACTGGAAGACTGGCGGGGCAAGTCCTTTGCTCCGCTCATCGAAAAAGATTATCTACCCAGGGTCATTGAGCTATTCCATAAAACACTAAACGGAGAGCCTCAGCATTATGAGGTATCAGTCGAAAGAGAAGGTGGCAGTAACATAATTCTCTTAGTAAATACCGCTCCCATATATTCAAAAGGAAAAGTTGTGGGAACTGTGAGTTTTGGCCGGGACGTAACAGAGCGTAAAAAAGCAGAAGAGCAAATCAAAGAATCTCTTAAACAAAAATTAAAGAAATCCAATAAACAAAAGAAGCTCCTGTGCTATCTGATTGAAGGAACGCGTGGAGGAAAAACCCGGGCATTAATCTTGAGACATCTTACCGAGAAATCTTATAATGCTAATCAATTGGCTAAAGCCTTGAATATGGATTATAAAACTATAAGGCATCATCTTAAAATTCTGGAAAAAAAAGGAATAATAACTAAAGGCCAAGATGAATACTCTGGTTTATATTTTATATCAAAAAATATTAAATCTGATCTGGATGAGATGGATATCTGA
- a CDS encoding formylmethanofuran dehydrogenase, which produces MYLELSQPVDCLCDFTYDFYWQHGGERLSPSGIIPHQKSTSYTYEDLVSRLKNGEDVHIKGSAGKRLGSSLGVDLKFFGGTGKPLRAGSIIVDGDIDTRMGISMVSGVIYARGNVKQPIGNVVEVESDRPGYRMYRSISGILQDGLNEALLPPNVLKGHELSIRDGIIRDTIAARLDADKKVTVEGDAGMSTGILMKRGFVHVEGDTGMNTGVLQRGGVIITNNAGEFAGAYMKGGTLIIGGKAKGYVGANMKGGAIFYKGEAMLPAAQVDGNDIGMLVRLLDISQVEAMMFKKFLRGE; this is translated from the coding sequence ATGTATCTTGAATTGTCCCAGCCTGTTGATTGCCTGTGCGATTTCACCTATGATTTTTACTGGCAGCACGGGGGAGAGCGGCTTTCTCCTTCCGGTATTATTCCGCATCAAAAGAGCACATCCTATACGTACGAAGACCTTGTTTCGCGCCTGAAAAATGGAGAGGATGTGCATATTAAGGGGAGCGCAGGCAAAAGGCTGGGCAGCAGCCTCGGTGTTGACCTGAAATTTTTTGGAGGGACTGGAAAACCTCTCAGGGCAGGCTCGATAATCGTGGATGGTGATATCGATACAAGGATGGGAATCAGCATGGTTTCCGGGGTTATATATGCCAGAGGTAATGTTAAACAGCCGATTGGTAATGTGGTCGAGGTTGAGTCCGACCGCCCCGGCTACAGAATGTACAGGTCGATTAGCGGTATTCTTCAGGATGGGTTAAATGAAGCCCTGCTTCCTCCGAATGTACTGAAAGGGCATGAACTTTCCATAAGGGATGGGATAATCCGGGACACGATCGCTGCCAGGCTTGATGCTGATAAAAAGGTCACCGTGGAGGGGGATGCGGGTATGAGTACAGGCATCCTGATGAAGCGCGGGTTTGTTCATGTGGAGGGGGACACGGGCATGAACACAGGAGTGCTCCAGCGGGGAGGGGTGATAATTACGAATAATGCGGGAGAGTTCGCAGGTGCATATATGAAGGGCGGGACGCTTATTATCGGCGGGAAGGCCAAAGGTTATGTCGGCGCAAACATGAAAGGAGGAGCGATATTCTATAAAGGGGAAGCCATGCTGCCCGCAGCTCAGGTGGATGGGAACGATATTGGAATGCTGGTCAGGCTTCTGGACATAAGTCAGGTTGAGGCGATGATGTTCAAGAAATTCTTACGAGGCGAATGA
- a CDS encoding carboxymuconolactone decarboxylase family protein: MSWFSEKTPDIAKAFGELRNSVYKEGTLDQRTKELISVAASVLMRCERCTEIHAERAKKQGASDEMIAEAVACAMFVAAGSQLSWSEVYERIMGEKER, from the coding sequence TTGTCGTGGTTTAGCGAAAAAACACCGGATATTGCAAAAGCATTCGGAGAGTTGAGAAATTCGGTATACAAGGAAGGAACTCTTGACCAGCGCACAAAAGAACTCATATCCGTAGCCGCTTCCGTGCTCATGAGATGCGAGCGATGCACCGAAATCCATGCGGAGCGCGCCAAGAAGCAGGGCGCTTCGGATGAAATGATAGCAGAGGCTGTGGCGTGCGCCATGTTTGTGGCTGCGGGCTCGCAGCTTTCGTGGAGCGAGGTGTATGAGAGGATTATGGGGGAAAAGGAGCGATAA
- the rpiA gene encoding ribose-5-phosphate isomerase RpiA, giving the protein MKKPTQNSPKQAAGELAAQLVKNNMVAGLGTGSTAAYAIKELGRRVASGLEILGVPTSYQSAFLAAENGIPLTTLDEHPVPDIAIDGADQIAKFNAIKGGGAAHTREKIVALSAEKFVVVVDESKVVEVLNHPVPLEVLPFARKLVEKQVAGLGGKAQVRMGVNKDGPIISDNGNFILDADFGKIDDPYSLDDALSHCAGIVEHGIFTNINVVFIGKKDGTVEILED; this is encoded by the coding sequence ATGAAAAAACCCACCCAAAACAGCCCCAAACAGGCAGCGGGAGAACTTGCAGCCCAGCTCGTAAAAAACAACATGGTCGCGGGACTCGGCACAGGCTCCACAGCCGCATACGCAATAAAAGAACTGGGCAGGCGCGTGGCTTCAGGCTTGGAAATTCTCGGCGTGCCCACATCCTACCAGTCCGCATTCCTTGCTGCAGAAAACGGCATCCCTCTCACCACGCTGGATGAGCATCCCGTGCCCGACATTGCCATCGACGGCGCAGACCAGATAGCAAAATTCAACGCAATCAAAGGCGGCGGCGCTGCGCATACGCGTGAAAAAATCGTGGCGCTGTCGGCTGAAAAATTTGTTGTGGTGGTGGATGAATCCAAGGTCGTGGAGGTCCTGAACCATCCCGTGCCGCTCGAAGTACTGCCCTTTGCGCGAAAACTCGTGGAAAAGCAGGTGGCAGGGCTTGGAGGGAAAGCGCAGGTGCGGATGGGCGTAAATAAAGACGGTCCTATCATCTCGGACAACGGGAATTTCATTCTGGATGCTGATTTTGGAAAAATAGACGACCCCTATTCCCTGGATGATGCGCTATCGCATTGTGCCGGCATTGTGGAGCACGGGATATTCACCAACATAAATGTTGTTTTTATTGGGAAAAAGGACGGCACAGTAGAAATCCTTGAAGATTAA
- a CDS encoding helix-hairpin-helix domain-containing protein, with product MIPNLKSIPRIGEKTALRLIKHFGSEKQALDAILNNDIAALSEVEGMTEKSAISLVLDAIALNEGVGVRDFLKTDEAYEIYGRIMALIKGFAHTGHARSKLSLYFPYPAHKKESIIKNQKEVGGIIELAKKLDDNELASLLSKIKPIKANFNVPVIRDRVIITTSTEEFEAAKRFPVSVQLVSDAREAVDVARGYSHVTVGTSLAGMDFPEDMDVDFMDIRKAEVWQVAPEKELSFFIKNLESITCAISFLRHIRRHAPDFCDSIKDEEIERLSSGLMKLSRDTGFKSGLDSEIDRLGSIYDRLNDVITSVERRANLEFGALIEKSSVTVKGFDLLTSMDGSINQVFEKEIREKYNTVTANALRSIVSELGLNPGEAQYVNNFFGDDASHPVKVNQRSVEGLKNHLQHIITSRKLVLLRENAHTLSALKDTASFLVREALEFDVGYTIACFARKYVLDMPFLQDNPGIGITGGSNLFIENAVPINYTVGNSRMNSDIVKLKDARVVLLSGVNSGGKTSTLELLAQVVILAHMGFPVPAKESEIGLVEEFYYFGKSRGTMDAGAFESAIKEFSAVANNKSKIVLTDEMESITEPGASAKIISGILEELENNSGLGVFVSHVAEAILRNTDRNIRVDGIEAKGLDEQHNLIVDRNPRYNYLARSTPELIVERLARKNKDNEFYERLLKKFK from the coding sequence ATGATACCCAACCTCAAATCCATCCCCCGGATCGGTGAAAAAACCGCCCTTCGCCTGATCAAGCACTTCGGTTCGGAAAAGCAGGCGCTTGATGCCATATTGAACAACGATATAGCCGCTTTAAGCGAGGTCGAAGGAATGACCGAGAAATCCGCCATATCCCTCGTACTTGACGCTATTGCTTTGAACGAAGGTGTCGGGGTACGGGATTTTCTTAAGACAGACGAGGCTTATGAAATATACGGGCGCATCATGGCGCTAATTAAAGGATTTGCCCACACCGGGCATGCAAGAAGCAAGCTTTCCTTATATTTTCCATATCCTGCACATAAAAAGGAAAGCATAATCAAAAATCAAAAAGAGGTCGGGGGTATTATAGAACTGGCTAAAAAACTCGATGATAATGAACTCGCCTCTCTTTTATCAAAAATAAAACCCATAAAAGCAAATTTCAATGTCCCGGTAATCAGGGACAGGGTAATCATTACAACCAGCACAGAAGAGTTCGAAGCAGCCAAAAGATTCCCGGTTTCGGTACAGCTTGTCAGTGATGCCAGGGAAGCTGTGGATGTAGCGCGCGGCTACTCCCATGTTACTGTGGGCACAAGCCTTGCAGGGATGGATTTTCCAGAGGACATGGATGTTGATTTCATGGATATCAGGAAGGCTGAGGTGTGGCAGGTTGCACCTGAAAAGGAACTCTCGTTCTTTATAAAAAATCTTGAATCCATAACTTGCGCGATATCATTTCTCAGGCACATAAGGCGGCATGCGCCGGATTTCTGCGATAGTATAAAGGATGAAGAGATTGAGCGCTTATCCTCAGGTTTGATGAAACTATCCAGGGATACGGGCTTCAAAAGCGGTCTTGATAGTGAAATCGACAGGCTCGGATCGATTTATGACAGGTTAAATGATGTTATTACAAGTGTGGAAAGGAGAGCGAATCTTGAATTCGGGGCTCTCATTGAAAAAAGTTCGGTCACGGTCAAGGGTTTTGACCTGCTCACCTCCATGGATGGGAGTATCAACCAGGTTTTCGAGAAGGAAATCAGAGAAAAATACAACACGGTAACAGCCAATGCGCTGCGCTCGATAGTCAGCGAACTTGGCTTGAACCCTGGAGAAGCGCAGTATGTTAATAATTTCTTTGGCGATGATGCATCGCATCCTGTAAAAGTAAATCAGAGAAGCGTGGAAGGATTAAAAAACCACCTGCAGCACATTATAACTTCAAGAAAACTTGTGCTTTTAAGGGAGAATGCGCACACGCTTTCAGCGTTGAAGGACACCGCATCCTTCCTTGTCCGGGAGGCTCTTGAATTTGACGTGGGCTACACGATTGCGTGTTTTGCCCGAAAATACGTTCTGGATATGCCTTTTCTCCAGGACAATCCCGGAATCGGGATTACAGGAGGCAGCAATCTCTTCATTGAGAATGCAGTCCCTATAAATTACACAGTCGGGAATTCGCGCATGAATTCCGACATTGTCAAACTCAAAGACGCAAGAGTGGTGCTGCTAAGCGGAGTAAACTCAGGAGGCAAGACCTCGACACTCGAATTACTTGCACAGGTTGTAATATTAGCCCACATGGGTTTTCCTGTCCCGGCGAAGGAAAGCGAGATCGGTCTTGTAGAAGAATTCTACTATTTCGGAAAATCCAGAGGGACAATGGATGCAGGGGCATTTGAGAGCGCAATTAAGGAGTTCTCGGCTGTTGCGAACAATAAGAGCAAGATTGTGCTTACAGACGAGATGGAATCCATCACGGAGCCGGGTGCATCAGCCAAAATTATTTCGGGCATTCTTGAGGAGCTTGAAAACAACAGCGGACTGGGTGTTTTCGTGAGCCACGTCGCGGAAGCCATTCTCAGGAATACTGACCGCAATATACGCGTGGACGGGATTGAAGCAAAAGGTCTGGATGAGCAGCACAACCTGATCGTGGATCGTAATCCGCGCTATAATTATCTGGCGCGCAGCACACCTGAGTTGATTGTGGAGCGGCTTGCGAGGAAGAATAAGGATAACGAGTTCTATGAAAGGTTGTTAAAGAAGTTCAAATAG
- a CDS encoding NDP-sugar synthase: MKTCIMCGGEGTRLRPLTFDRPKPMIPLLNKPSLVHLVEHLAIEGFNDIVLTLGYLGGEIEAALGDGGMYGVHIEYVYEKEKLGTAGGVKNAEKFFEGEPFMVVGGDHVMDLGLREFVRFHEKNDAPVTIGLIPIDDPRDYGIADLDVNNRINRFFEKPKAGEIFSNLASTGIYVCDPKILKWIPKKKYDFAKDLFPKMMKKGENINGFLVRGRWTDIGNPQAYREACKWMLEQMPGTKISGSLSIKNARVTGPIDIGHDVSLGSNSAVVGPIVIGENTSIGDNVLIGPYTSIGSNCMIGSNSRILSSYIFDHVEIGENCAISGAIIDNGTRIKDSCVLETGTVIGPRAIIEDGVTIHSGVRLWPEVTAERGTRVRETLGNSDFGNETNGS, encoded by the coding sequence ATGAAGACATGCATAATGTGCGGAGGCGAAGGTACCAGACTTCGTCCCCTGACCTTTGACAGACCAAAACCGATGATCCCGCTTCTGAACAAGCCCTCTCTGGTGCACCTCGTGGAGCATCTTGCTATAGAAGGATTCAACGACATCGTGCTCACTTTGGGCTATCTTGGTGGGGAAATAGAGGCAGCTCTTGGCGACGGGGGCATGTATGGCGTGCATATCGAATACGTTTATGAAAAAGAAAAACTGGGTACTGCGGGAGGGGTGAAAAATGCGGAAAAATTCTTCGAAGGCGAACCCTTCATGGTGGTGGGGGGCGACCACGTCATGGATTTAGGTCTTCGGGAGTTCGTGCGTTTCCATGAGAAAAACGATGCGCCCGTGACCATCGGTCTTATCCCTATCGATGACCCGCGTGATTATGGTATCGCCGATCTGGATGTGAATAACAGGATTAACCGCTTCTTTGAAAAACCAAAAGCCGGGGAGATTTTCAGCAACCTTGCAAGCACGGGAATATATGTATGCGACCCCAAAATCCTGAAATGGATTCCTAAGAAAAAATACGATTTTGCAAAAGACCTTTTCCCAAAAATGATGAAGAAAGGCGAAAACATCAATGGTTTCCTGGTGCGCGGAAGATGGACTGATATAGGCAATCCACAGGCATACAGAGAGGCGTGCAAATGGATGCTTGAACAGATGCCGGGCACAAAGATATCAGGGAGCTTAAGTATCAAAAACGCAAGAGTGACAGGACCAATAGACATCGGGCATGATGTTTCCCTGGGTTCAAACTCCGCAGTGGTGGGACCAATCGTTATCGGGGAAAACACCTCAATCGGAGATAATGTCCTGATAGGTCCATATACCTCCATAGGCAGTAACTGCATGATAGGCAGCAATTCAAGAATACTCTCGTCGTATATCTTTGATCATGTTGAAATTGGTGAAAACTGTGCAATTTCAGGCGCGATAATCGATAATGGCACCAGGATAAAAGACTCATGTGTACTTGAAACGGGCACAGTAATCGGCCCGAGGGCGATAATCGAGGATGGAGTTACGATTCATTCAGGTGTCAGGTTATGGCCTGAAGTCACCGCAGAAAGGGGAACGAGAGTAAGGGAAACCCTGGGGAACAGCGACTTTGGCAATGAGACGAACGGGTCTTAA
- a CDS encoding RloB family protein, with translation MGGYRRRKLRGRIPRKVFVIVCEGEKTERIYFNRYKTRYSYLRIETPNSRCTDPINLAKFSRDQIKKEALDLKNGDSIWCVFDCDDNDDENISKACKIAGKDIKICLSNPSFELWFLLHFSFVVPKLTRSEVIEKLKEHIPGYEKNKDYYDILLGNRPTAIDNAKKLIKMHETHGVKLISVESNPSTQVQNIVEEILRITEK, from the coding sequence ATGGGCGGGTATAGACGAAGAAAATTAAGAGGGAGAATACCACGCAAAGTATTCGTAATCGTCTGTGAGGGAGAAAAAACAGAGAGAATATACTTTAATAGGTATAAAACAAGATATTCTTATTTGAGAATTGAGACACCTAACTCAAGATGTACAGACCCGATTAACCTTGCAAAATTTTCCAGAGACCAAATAAAAAAAGAGGCATTAGATTTAAAAAATGGTGATTCCATTTGGTGTGTTTTTGATTGTGACGATAATGACGATGAAAATATATCCAAAGCCTGTAAAATTGCAGGAAAAGATATTAAAATATGTCTATCAAATCCCAGTTTTGAATTATGGTTTCTTTTACATTTTTCCTTCGTTGTCCCCAAATTAACACGTTCTGAAGTAATAGAAAAATTAAAAGAACACATACCAGGCTATGAGAAGAATAAAGACTATTATGATATTTTATTGGGGAACAGACCAACGGCAATTGATAATGCAAAAAAATTAATTAAGATGCATGAAACTCATGGAGTAAAATTAATCAGTGTTGAAAGTAATCCTTCAACCCAAGTTCAAAACATTGTTGAAGAAATTCTAAGAATTACTGAGAAATAA
- a CDS encoding ATP-binding protein, with amino-acid sequence MLIEFSLENFRSIKEEVTLSLVASSDKSLDNNLITTEVLKKDNLLRSAVLYGANASGKSNVVSAINSLRNLVIMSHTFQKGTEISYSPFKLDNEYLSKPTKFKVVFIKNNIKYVYGVSFTNEKIIDEYLYYYPEGRKAIIFERKDTNDYKFSINKKEQKFYSEKTLDNVLYLSSSTQLNYKKTAEAFDWFKNTLAFIGATDHPQLIDFTMKSLNKDATSKELILKALIEADLGINNVIASFEKISIDEIPVMIQKQIKFLVSQKGDDVEKMLIKTIHKVVNEKGEEREVEFNFEEESEGTKRIFALIGPWIDALNNGRVLVVDELDTKLHHFLNLFLIKLFQDPTQNKNNAQLIFTTHNTNLLDLDLFRRDQIWFTEKDPRAGNTDLYSLIEFSPRKDKNVRKGYLVGRYGAIPFIGEERIF; translated from the coding sequence ATGTTAATTGAATTTAGTTTGGAGAATTTTCGTTCCATCAAGGAGGAAGTCACATTAAGTTTAGTAGCTTCCTCTGATAAATCGTTAGATAATAATTTAATTACAACAGAAGTATTAAAAAAAGATAATCTATTACGAAGTGCAGTATTATATGGAGCAAATGCCTCTGGTAAGAGCAACGTTGTTTCAGCCATTAATTCTTTGAGAAATTTGGTGATCATGTCACATACATTTCAAAAAGGCACTGAAATTAGTTATTCTCCATTTAAACTTGATAATGAATATCTTTCCAAACCAACTAAATTCAAAGTTGTCTTTATCAAGAATAACATAAAATACGTCTACGGAGTATCTTTTACTAATGAAAAAATTATTGATGAGTATTTATATTATTATCCTGAAGGCAGAAAAGCAATAATTTTTGAAAGGAAGGACACTAATGACTACAAATTTAGCATAAATAAAAAAGAACAAAAATTTTATTCTGAAAAAACTTTAGATAACGTTCTTTATCTATCAAGTTCGACTCAATTGAATTATAAGAAAACGGCTGAAGCCTTTGATTGGTTTAAAAATACTTTAGCATTTATAGGTGCGACAGATCATCCTCAATTGATTGATTTCACTATGAAATCACTTAATAAAGATGCAACATCAAAAGAACTTATATTGAAAGCTCTCATAGAAGCTGATTTGGGAATTAATAATGTTATTGCATCCTTTGAAAAGATTTCAATTGATGAAATTCCTGTTATGATTCAAAAACAAATAAAATTTTTGGTAAGTCAAAAAGGGGATGATGTCGAAAAAATGCTTATTAAAACAATTCATAAAGTTGTTAACGAAAAAGGTGAAGAACGTGAGGTGGAATTTAATTTTGAAGAAGAATCCGAAGGGACAAAAAGAATATTTGCTTTAATAGGCCCTTGGATTGACGCATTAAACAATGGACGTGTCTTAGTTGTAGATGAATTGGATACTAAACTACACCATTTCCTAAATCTTTTTTTAATAAAATTATTCCAAGATCCAACACAAAATAAAAATAATGCCCAACTAATCTTCACGACACACAATACTAATTTACTTGATTTAGATTTATTTAGAAGAGATCAAATCTGGTTTACTGAAAAGGATCCAAGGGCTGGAAATACAGACCTTTATTCTCTCATAGAATTTAGTCCACGCAAAGATAAGAATGTTCGAAAAGGATATCTTGTAGGAAGATACGGGGCTATACCATTCATAGGCGAAGAAAGGATATTTTAA
- a CDS encoding metalloregulator ArsR/SmtB family transcription factor has protein sequence MNNQCICESKPARLCCPADEKLRKKWLFSLEKEHEPLRQTSREIAWKLKLLSNSNRLEILLMLSLREHCMDEIARKLKLQKSAISYHLALLKKHGMVCVKKRSRFAFYALSHSGKKAIVAFGNI, from the coding sequence ATGAATAACCAGTGCATATGCGAATCAAAACCTGCAAGGTTGTGCTGCCCGGCGGATGAAAAACTTCGAAAAAAATGGCTATTTTCTCTTGAAAAAGAACATGAACCGCTAAGGCAGACCTCAAGGGAAATTGCATGGAAATTAAAGCTCCTCTCAAATTCCAATCGCCTTGAGATCCTGTTGATGCTATCGCTCCGGGAGCACTGTATGGACGAGATTGCAAGAAAACTGAAGCTCCAAAAGTCAGCTATTTCCTATCATCTGGCATTGTTGAAAAAACACGGCATGGTATGTGTAAAAAAACGCTCTCGTTTCGCTTTTTACGCACTTTCCCATAGCGGAAAGAAAGCGATTGTGGCTTTTGGAAATATATAG